Genomic DNA from Anaerolineae bacterium:
TTGCTCCTTTCAGGATGCACCACCACCACCGACCACCTTTACCTTTTCCCTAACGATGTTTCGCTGGATGATGAAATCAGAGCTGCCAGGGAGATAGGCATCAGGTTCCACCCTTGCCGCGGGAGCATGTCCCTGGGGCGATCTAAAGGCGGACTTCCCCCGGATGAAGTAGTTCAGAGTGAAGATGAAATTCTCGCTGATTGCGAAAGGCTTATAAACACTTACCACGACCCATCGCCGGGAGCTATGTGCCGCATAGCCCTGGCTCCCTGTTCTCCTTTTTCGGTAACCCCTGAACTTATGAGAGAGACAGCTCAAATGGCTCGACGTTACAATGCCATGCTTCACACTCACCTGGCTGAAACTCTTGATGAAGAGAACTTTTGCCTTGAAAAATACGGGATGCGCCCTCTGGATTACATGGCCAAGCTCGGCTGGCTTGGGGAAGATGTATGGTTCGTCCACGTAGTCCATGTGAATTCGGGGGATATAAAAGTCCTGGCCGAGACGGGCTCAGGGGTTGCCCACTGCCCCACGTCCAACATGCGCCTGGGGTCAGGAATATCCCCCATTGTGGAAATGCTCAAAGTAGGGGTAAAAGTAGGGCTGGCTGTTGACGGAAGCGCCTCCAACGATAGTTCCCACATGCTGGCGGAAGCTCGCCAGGCCCTCCTGCTTCAGAGAGTTCGCTACGGTGCCAGTTCCATAAGTGCTGAAGACGTATTGGAGTTAGCCACCAGAGGTGGGGCAAAAGTTCTGGGAAGGGACGATATTGGCTCCTTGGAGCCGGGCAAAGCCGCCGATTTCATTGGCATACGTCTGGAAAGGCTGGAATACGCCGGAGCTTCAGTCCACGATCCTGTAGCCTCTCTGATTTTCTGTTCCCCAGTAAAGGTTGATCTGGCCGTAGTCAACGGTAAGGTGGTGGTGGAAGATGGGAATCTTCTTACGGTTGACCTGGAAAAAATCGTGAGAAAACACAATTCAATAGCCAGGAAAATGGTTAGGGGCGAATGATGGGTAAGGGTGAACCGATACGTCTGATTCATTTTTCAGACCTTCATCTGGGCATAGAAAGCTATGGTCCGCTGGACCCTCAGACGGGGGTATCCCGCAGGGTGAAGGATTTCCTGGACAGGCTTGATGACTTAGTGAATTATGCCCTGGAGAGTGGAGCAGACGCTGTTTTATTCTGTGGTGATGCTTACAAAGGGCGCAACCCTCTGCCAATCTATGAAAGGGAACTCGCCTACAGAATAAAGAAACTGAGCGAGGCTGGCATCCCGGTAATTCTGGTAGGAGGTAATCACGATCTCCCGGAAAACATTCGCAAAGCAAGCTCATTAGATATATTT
This window encodes:
- a CDS encoding 8-oxoguanine deaminase — protein: MPTLLLRHADLILPMDDNRTRLYDGAILVRDNFIEAIGPTKDLPSTADIVIDASGMIVLPGLVNTHHHLYQTLTRVIPETQNAELFDWLVYLYPIWARLTGEAVYISALIGMAELLLSGCTTTTDHLYLFPNDVSLDDEIRAAREIGIRFHPCRGSMSLGRSKGGLPPDEVVQSEDEILADCERLINTYHDPSPGAMCRIALAPCSPFSVTPELMRETAQMARRYNAMLHTHLAETLDEENFCLEKYGMRPLDYMAKLGWLGEDVWFVHVVHVNSGDIKVLAETGSGVAHCPTSNMRLGSGISPIVEMLKVGVKVGLAVDGSASNDSSHMLAEARQALLLQRVRYGASSISAEDVLELATRGGAKVLGRDDIGSLEPGKAADFIGIRLERLEYAGASVHDPVASLIFCSPVKVDLAVVNGKVVVEDGNLLTVDLEKIVRKHNSIARKMVRGE